The DNA sequence GCACGTATAGTTTACTCTTCTGCCCTGTTCGACAATAGCATCAACGATAAGTCTACATCTGTACTCAATGTTTTCCAATGGGGTACTAGcgtacttaaaaaaattgtaggCCTCAGACCAATAGTACGGTGtctaaaaatgttaataaaacataaaaataaagtaaatattaattttattcatgGCTAAAACTCCTGGGAAATAAAACTCAACTCAGTATGATACGTGCAATGATACACgaaagtaaatatatgaaatgaaaaaggcaaaatttttgtattttagtTGTTACATGAATTCTTATATTATcatctatttaaaaaacatgtttttccttttttttctcttttttcttttattcgctttttccctttttttcttttttttagcaTTTTTTTGAACTAACCAAAATGTGAATGTTTTTGATTTGAACGACTCCCTCTTGATAAAGCAACcatagtaatattttattttctcgtttataatataaaatttcctcatcattagaattatttttttctttttctttctcttccTTAACTTCCTCTGTCATATATAAAGTTTCTTCGGGTTTCAGAATATAATCATAGGACAAATTCGATGGAAGCTCAAGTTTATCAATGGCATCTACACCCTCAGAGAGTTGCTTTTCCACCTACAAAGAAGAAAGagacatatgtatataataaaatatacgtacataaacaAGTATACTCAAAATTAAGCAAAcgattgtaaaaaaatattcatatatataaatatacatgtatgtatgcatttctaaacatatctatatttttaatattacaaaatttgcAATCAGGTCATTTTCCTCTTGTATAAGCTGCCTCTGCATATCTGATTTCTGGATTTTATCAAAAAGTCTAATTCCCTAAAAAAGAGTAACAAATGTTTTTACAAAGCTTACACATACGTAACTTCTGTCATGAAAAAGGCATTCATGGACAAACATTTCGTGCACGCATTCCACTTTGCAGTCTCAAGAGCATTAGTAGCagtacacaaaaaaaatataaatataaatataaatatacatatatatatatatatacaaacaaacACACGTACATGCAAgcatacgtacgtatatatatatatatataaacacaaaCACATGCACACGATGTCAACTGCACAAACAAGACTTCTGCTACTACGCAGAGATGAACTATTACCCCCTTCACTTGATtgtattttctaaaaaaaaccCTCAAGTAGGCTCTTATATCCTCCATCGATTTTTTTGAGTTCCTAAAATacttttcatatatgtattcaatTTCATCACACCCATAAATTATTAACCCATTcattaatttgttatattctGCCTTATTCCATTTGGAGAACCCCTCTTTTAAGAGTTCCTGCTTTTcgctttttactttttcaatatctatattagatatatcatcatcccctttttttttgttttttttgttttttttattttttttactattccCACTATCGTTGTTTGTCTCTCCAAGATGCCTTTTAATAAAGTTTGCTATATAATCAAAACAACTTTTGACATTCTTATCTCTAAATTTTATCATGTTTAGCTTCTTCCTAGATTCCATCAGccttaaaatttttcctttaaaatgTTCTGTGCTGTTATCACTGCATCCTGTGCTTTTCTTTACGTTGCGCTGCTCATGATTatgattataattatttttactattatgaTGATTATTCGCAGTTGTAGATGTAGTGGCACTACCATGGTTGTGATTATAGGGGAACAGGTTGTTATCATTGATATTATGATCCTCCTCATCCTCTTCCTCCTCCTCATTATTATACTCTTCGAATATGGTTGGGTAAgtcaaattaataatatcgTAAATATCCTTCGCATGTATATCTAGAAAATCTGAAAAATTGATTATTTTCTCAAAATTCTCTTTCTTAGCTTGTGCTTCAATTATATCCTTTACTTTTTGTTCATTCATACGATGAATATTCCACCTTTCTTCGATTTTTTCTAACTCAtctaatttttcattattaaaaaattgaaaatcaTGTCCTCCTCTAGCTTCAGCTCTCCATCCATGAAGAaccattttctttttatttgttctagTGCCTGCAGTATTCATGACTTTccatttactttttctttctccTAAATCTAAAAATgtcatattctttttattattttttaaaaatttctttattgTACTCCTTATCTTGTTaatgttttttccttttttcttcacCCCACTTAAATTATTACCTTCTGAAGAACCTTTACCATCAACCCCTACAGAATCTGAGCATTCCTCATAACTCGATTCACCTGAACCATCTTTATCTAAATCATTATACATGTTTAATCCTCCATCTAAAGATATATTAGataaatcaaatatattttctaaactTTTTAGTTTGTTTTCAATTTCTAAAGTTCTCTTTTCTGCATCCGCTAGAATAATATCGATATCTTCATCAGAAATAGATGAGATGTCTTGTGTCTTGTAAACTTCAGGAGCcccaaaatttaaaatattgtgtaattcttgtttattattttctttcatatttaaatttaatttccCTTTCTGAATAATTAAAGAatctaattttaatttctttgcTGCTCTTTCTACAATCTTTTCCTCCACAGAATTCTGCGTAACAAACCTGTATACAATAACTCGTTTTTTCTGACCTATACGATGTGCTCTATCCATTGCCTGAATATCCATTTGTGGGTTATAATCTGAGTCAAATAGGATAACAATATCTGCAGTGGTCAGGTTAATACCAATTCCTCCTGCTCTGGtagataacaaaaaaatgaaatatttactaTTGGGTTCATTAAATTGGTTAATTCGTATCTGTCTCTCATCTCCTACTGTCGATCCATCTATTCGTAGATATTCATAATTCTTCCATCTACAATAATCATCTATAATATCTAAAAGCCTAGTCATCtgagaaaataataatactctagaattttctttttttagtcTAGGTAATAACTTATCTAATAAAGACATCTTCCCTGATGTCTCTATTAAATGATTTCCTTCTATATATGGAGGTTCTTCAATACCATCAAAAAGATAAGGATGATTACAACATTTTCTTAATtgcattaaaatatttaacatttGATTCTTACTACCTGTCATAGCATTTATTAcatcaatatttttacttaatatatctgagtataattttttttgtaatttggACATACCAACAAAGATATAAATTTCTCTTTTCGGTGGTAATGATTGTTCTACTTCTACCTTTAATCTCCTAAGCATAAAGGGTTTCAGAATAGTATGCAACTGAGTAATTATTTCACTTtgtttattatcatttgtgctaatttttgatatattaaataagttGTCAAATTCTTCTGAGTTATCAAATATTTTTggcattaaaaaatttaatagagaccataattcttttaaattattatgtaaagGTGTACCTGTTATTAACAATCTATTTTCTGATTTGAGAAAACGAACAGAGGAACTTAAAACACTTTTATCATTCTTAATTCTATGTGCTTCATCTATTACTAAGAAAAACCAATCAATATCGTATAGCGCACATTTATCCTTTATAACTATTTCGTATGTAGTTAATAAAACATCATAATCTGTATGTAATACCTTCTTATTTAGTTCTTTTCTTTGTTCTTTATTTCCATAATATTTAAGTGCTTTCATTTCACTAcaccatttttttatttcttcatacCAATTGTCTAAAGTAGATCTAGGACAtattataatactttttctttttatatttttattaaatcttAAATAACACAATAAACTAATTGTTTGTAATGTTTTACCTAATCCCATTTCATCTGCTAATATGCCGTTTATTTTATGTCTATACAACTGATATAACCAATTCAACCCTTCTATTTGGTAAGGCTTCATGCAaccattaatattattcggttgctttattataaaagatTCATCATCCTCATTAGCATcttttaataacatataatcctcttctttttctgTCATTGCACAGCGTCcactttttttactttttaattgaGTATTCACTTTTAGTCGTTGACCAGACAATTTCTCAGTAAATCGCTTAGTTTCGGATAATAAAAGTTCTAATTTATCCTGCAAATAATTCACCTTCTCTTCATTTTCTCCACTATCATTATTGTTCTTAcatacattattaatattaacaatatcCTTATTGTTAGTAGAATCTAGTTCCGTAGAACTATTTTCCCTTTCATAAATCCCTTCATTTGGAATTTCACTTTTC is a window from the Plasmodium brasilianum strain Bolivian I chromosome 9, whole genome shotgun sequence genome containing:
- a CDS encoding chromatin remodeling protein, whose product is MFRNVREYFKGNNEKNENSDNVTVVDNNKNNVNNLNDVNNVFYNEDNYNNYLDDASYKGVNGICREEQVEENNFKKNYESYNDLDNAKKAYNASGEENNKNKDHIGKGLSYENNSSLRNNFPSGSNRIINGNVHAPLANGDNKGFYRDDDNNNNSNYYSNDDCDGNSNGNSNDDSKDVKNIGNRMYNDEGIVRSGLSNDRNSCCLNENGKKEMRTLSSKNTFLKRRKLTETEETSELGEANGVIKEGENKKDEAQEIKNEKYTKSEIPNEGIYERENSSTELDSTNNKDIVNINNVCKNNNDSGENEEKVNYLQDKLELLLSETKRFTEKLSGQRLKVNTQLKSKKSGRCAMTEKEEDYMLLKDANEDDESFIIKQPNNINGCMKPYQIEGLNWLYQLYRHKINGILADEMGLGKTLQTISLLCYLRFNKNIKRKSIIICPRSTLDNWYEEIKKWCSEMKALKYYGNKEQRKELNKKVLHTDYDVLLTTYEIVIKDKCALYDIDWFFLVIDEAHRIKNDKSVLSSSVRFLKSENRLLITGTPLHNNLKELWSLLNFLMPKIFDNSEEFDNLFNISKISTNDNKQSEIITQLHTILKPFMLRRLKVEVEQSLPPKREIYIFVGMSKLQKKLYSDILSKNIDVINAMTGSKNQMLNILMQLRKCCNHPYLFDGIEEPPYIEGNHLIETSGKMSLLDKLLPRLKKENSRVLLFSQMTRLLDIIDDYCRWKNYEYLRIDGSTVGDERQIRINQFNEPNSKYFIFLLSTRAGGIGINLTTADIVILFDSDYNPQMDIQAMDRAHRIGQKKRVIVYRFVTQNSVEEKIVERAAKKLKLDSLIIQKGKLNLNMKENNKQELHNILNFGAPEVYKTQDISSISDEDIDIILADAEKRTLEIENKLKSLENIFDLSNISLDGGLNMYNDLDKDGSGESSYEECSDSVGVDGKGSSEGNNLSGVKKKGKNINKIRSTIKKFLKNNKKNMTFLDLGERKSKWKVMNTAGTRTNKKKMVLHGWRAEARGGHDFQFFNNEKLDELEKIEERWNIHRMNEQKVKDIIEAQAKKENFEKIINFSDFLDIHAKDIYDIINLTYPTIFEEYNNEEEEEDEEDHNINDNNLFPYNHNHGSATTSTTANNHHNSKNNYNHNHEQRNVKKSTGCSDNSTEHFKGKILRLMESRKKLNMIKFRDKNVKSCFDYIANFIKRHLGETNNDSGNSKKNKKNKKNKKKGDDDISNIDIEKVKSEKQELLKEGFSKWNKAEYNKLMNGLIIYGCDEIEYIYEKYFRNSKKSMEDIRAYLRVFFRKYNQVKGGIRLFDKIQKSDMQRQLIQEENDLIANFVEKQLSEGVDAIDKLELPSNLSYDYILKPEETLYMTEEVKEEKEKEKNNSNDEEILYYKRENKILLWLLYQEGVVQIKNIHILTPYYWSEAYNFFKYASTPLENIEYRCRLIVDAIVEQGRRNTKVSNTKEKRKT